One segment of Rosa chinensis cultivar Old Blush chromosome 6, RchiOBHm-V2, whole genome shotgun sequence DNA contains the following:
- the LOC112171706 gene encoding LOW QUALITY PROTEIN: cysteine-rich receptor-like protein kinase 10 (The sequence of the model RefSeq protein was modified relative to this genomic sequence to represent the inferred CDS: substituted 1 base at 1 genomic stop codon), producing MDLTGLGFAETYDLQVPFRSIRDATNDFSESNKLGRGGFGVVYRVIQYQPGSLWDEIDVAVKRLSRDSSQGDIEFKNEVELVAKLHHRNSVRLLGFCLEGSERILIYQFVPNASLDHFIFVKREQLDWDIRYKIIIGRGLLYLHEGSRLKIIHRDLKASNILLDSEMNPGIADFGLARLFDTDQTRGETNRIAGTYGYMAPEYVMRGHFSVKSDVYSFGVLVLEIITGQKNSSFRHEEDAEVLLSYDLNSWREGTALKLIDPMLRSGFSGPEIMRCIHIALLCVQQSVAARLTMAAVNHMXSSDSLSLPAPSQ from the exons ATGGACTTGACTGGGCTTGGGTTTGCAG AAACATATGACCTGCAAGTCCCCTTTCGCTCTATTAGAGATGCAACGAATGACTTTTCTGAATCAAATAAGCTCGGACGGGGTGGATTTGGTGTTGTTTACAGAGTAATACAATATCA GCCGGGTAGTCTTTGGGACGAGATAGATGTAGCAGTGAAAAGGCTTTCTAGAGATTCTTCACAAGGAGATATAGAATTCAAAAATGAGGTTGAACTAGTGGCCAAACTTCACCACCGGAATTCAGTTAGGCTCCTTGGTTTCTGCCTGGAAGGAAGCGAAAGAATTCTTATCTATCAGTTTGTTCCAAACGCAAGTCTCGATCATTTCATCTTTG TCAAGCGCGAACAGTTGGATTGGGATATTCGCTACAAGATCATAATTGGGCGGGGACTCCTTTACCTTCATGAAGGTTCCCGTCTTAAAATTATCCATCGTGATCTAAAAGCTAGTAACATTCTTTTAGATTCAGAAATGAACCCCGGAATTGCAGATTTCGGATTGGCAAGATTATTTGATACAGATCAAACACGAGGTGAAACTAATCGAATTGCGGGGACCTA CGGATATATGGCTCCAGAGTATGTAATGCGTGGACACTTTTCTGTGAAGTCCGATGTTTACAGTTTCGGTGTGCTGGTTTTGGAGATAATAACCGGACAGAAAAATAGTTCTTTTCGGCATGAAGAAGATGCAGAGGTTCTTCTAAGCTAC GACTTGAATAGTTGGAGGGAGGGGACAGCCTTAAAGTTAATAGATCCCATGCTAAGAAGTGGTTTTTCAGGACCTGAAATAATGAGATGTATTCACATTGCATTGTTGTGTGTGCAACAAAGTGtagctgctaggctaaccatGGCTGCAGTTAACCACATGTAGAGCAGCGACTCTCTGAGTCTCCCTGCACCCTCACAATAA
- the LOC112172859 gene encoding uncharacterized protein LOC112172859, which yields MIRLSWRVQPTCLIRSPHRRGPRQFPRLNQTHLPLFLYVMIHPTPCLKILIEGKEKMAITSFSCSLNQLPPPTQSSGPSSPSKTNQVLLAWKKSDGGSWSSRCVLGMTCVMVGLEMGGLVSGQSHEAIAKGMPLVMESSEKVAKWSDKRICPKWRANELETIVPENLPRPSAHRRWEIVGFNTRDAPAVKMVARRSTGGCFSM from the exons ATGATTCGTCTTTCATGGAGGGTCCAACCCACGTGTCTAATTAGAAGCCCTCACCGTCGCGGTCCTCGTCAGTTTCCCCGACTCAACCAAACCCACCTTCCTCTTTTCCTATATGTGATGATTCATCCTACTCCTTGCTTAAAGATCTTGATCGAAGGGAAAGAGAAAATGGCCATTACAAGCTTCAGCTGCAGCCTTAACCAGCTGCCTCCTCCAACTCAAAGCTCAGGCCCTTCTTCTCCTTCAAAGACGAATCAAGTACTACTTGCATG GAAAAAAAGTGATGGAGGATCATGGAGTAGCAGATGTGTTCTGGGCATGACTTGTGTTATGGTTGGGTTGGAGATGGGTGGTTTAGTGAGTGGCCAAAGCCATGAAGCTATAGCTAAAGGTATGCCGTTGGTGATGGAGTCGAGTGAGAAAGTTGCGAAATGGAGTGACAAGAGAATTTGCCCCAAGTGGAGAGCCAATGAGCTGGAGACCATTGTGCCGGAGAACCTTCCGAGGCCGTCGGCTCACCGGAGATGGGAAATCGTCGGTTTTAATACTAGAGATGCTCCGGCGGTTAAAATGGTGGCTAGGAGGAGTACTGGTGGTTGCTTTTCTATGTAA